One bacterium genomic window, GAGTCTTCGGTGGGCTCGGTGGATTCTTTCTGCCAACCCTGTTCGGGTATTTGCTGCAGGAAACCGGCCTTTGGTCCACCCCGTGGATTTTACTGCTGGCCTTGACCGCGGGCTGCCTGGCCTGGATGCACTCGGTGGTCCGGAGAATTCGGCGCGAAGAGAGCTTGAACCGAATGACCGCCTAAGCGTGCTTCTTGAAGTATTCCTTCGAGTCCTTGACCGTCGGCTTGATGGTGTCCTTGCCGGGCTTCCAGTCGGCCGGACAGACTTCGCCGTTCTTTTGGAAGAAGGTGAGGGCGTCGACCACCCGGATCGCCTCTTCGGTGCTGCGGCCCAGCGGGAGGTCGTTGACGACTTGGTGGCGGAGAACGCCTTCCTCGTCGATCAGGAAGAGGCCGCGGAGCGCGATGCCGGCACCTTCGAGCAGGACGCCGTATTTGCGGCTGATGTCCTTGGTGGTGTCGGCGAGCAGCGGATACTTGATGTCGCCCAGCCCCCCTTCGGCCCGGGGCAGCTTGCGCCAAGCCAAGTGCGAGAAATGGCTGTCGATGGAAGCGCCGATCACTTGGGTGTTGCGCTTCTTGAATTCCTCGACGGCCTCGCTGAAAGCCAGGATCTCGGTCGGGCAGACGAAGGTGAAGTCGAGCGGGTAAAAGAAAAGAATGACCTTCTTGCCCTTGTAATCGGCGAGTGAAATGTCCTTGAACGAGCCGTCTTCCATGACGGCGGTGGCTTTGAAGTCGGGGGCCTTCTGGGTGACTTGGATCATGCGGGGAATCTCCTTTTGACCGGCGGGGCTAAAGCCCCTTGCTACAGAATTTCTAGGGCTATAGCCCAGCGCGTTTTGGAGGGTCAACGGATTTTGGCGGATTTTCGGGGCTATTGATGGATTCCGACGGCTTCGGGAAACATTTCCGCTAGATACTCCAGGATGTCGCGGACGCTGACCACCCGCTCGGGCCGGCCTTCCTTCAGCAAGGGTAAATGGCGGTAGCCGCCGATGGCCATCTTGTGGAGTGCATAGGCGATTTTGTCCGAGAATTCCAAGCTCTCGGGCGATGGGGTCATGAAGTCGGCCACCGGCAGGTGGCGCCAATCGCGAACTTTGCCGAAAACCTTGAAGAGCAAGTCGCGCTCGGTGACGATGCCGATCAGGCGCTGGCCATCGGTCACCAGGATCGAGCGGTTCTCCCGCGCCA contains:
- a CDS encoding CBS domain-containing protein, encoding MKCPFCGHHNIAGEDDCEKCGEDLTAFDGVRPVGRFEKSLARDALEVLPGKAPVVVGPQTPLGEVAEHLARENRSILVTDGQRLIGIVTERDLLFKVFGKVRDWRHLPVADFMTPSPESLEFSDKIAYALHKMAIGGYRHLPLLKEGRPERVVSVRDILEYLAEMFPEAVGIHQ
- a CDS encoding peroxiredoxin, producing the protein MIQVTQKAPDFKATAVMEDGSFKDISLADYKGKKVILFFYPLDFTFVCPTEILAFSEAVEEFKKRNTQVIGASIDSHFSHLAWRKLPRAEGGLGDIKYPLLADTTKDISRKYGVLLEGAGIALRGLFLIDEEGVLRHQVVNDLPLGRSTEEAIRVVDALTFFQKNGEVCPADWKPGKDTIKPTVKDSKEYFKKHA